The following coding sequences lie in one Delphinus delphis chromosome 9, mDelDel1.2, whole genome shotgun sequence genomic window:
- the LOC132431257 gene encoding LOW QUALITY PROTEIN: anionic trypsin-like (The sequence of the model RefSeq protein was modified relative to this genomic sequence to represent the inferred CDS: inserted 1 base in 1 codon), which translates to MNPLLIVAFVGAAVAFPTDDDDKIIGGYTCAAHSIPYQVSLNSGYHFCGGSLISDQWVVSAAHCYKSPLLCFARNGRLQVRLGERNIDVLEGCEQFVDAAKIVRHPSSSSWTLNRDILLIKLSSPAFIEARXPTLALPSACAPAGTQCLISGWGNTLSSGGDYPELLQCLDTPLLSQAECEASYPGQITDSMVCAGFLEGGSDSCQGDSGGPVACNGELQGIISWGSGCAQKGKPGVYTKVCDYVDWIQQTIAANS; encoded by the exons ATGAATCCACTGCTGATCGTTGCCTTTGTGGGAGCTGCTG TTGCTTTTCCCACGGACGATGATGACAAGATCATAGGGGGCTACACCTGTGCAGCGCATTCCATCCCCTACCAGGTGTCCCTGAACTCCGGTTACCACTTCTGCGGGGGCTCCCTCATCAGTGACCAGTGGGTGGTGTCCGCGGCTCACTGCTACAAGTC GCCTTTACTGTGCTTCGCCCGCAATGGCCGCCTCCAGGTGAGGCTGGGAGAGCGCAACATCGACGTCCTGGAGGGCTGTGAGCAGTTCGTCGACGCGGCCAAGATCGTCCGCCACCCCAGCTCCAGCAGCTGGACTCTGAACAGGGACATCTTGCTGATCAAACTCTCCTCGCCTGCGTTCATTGAAGCCC TGCCCACCTTAGCTCTGCCCAGCGCCTGTGCGCCCGCTGGCACCCAGTGCCTCATCTCCGGCTGGGGCAACACCCTGAGCTCTGGAGGTG ACTACCCCGAGCTGCTGCAGTGCCTGGACACCCCACTGCTGAGTCAGGCCGAGTGTGAAGCGTCGTACCCTGGACAGATCACTGACAGCATGGTCTGCGCCGGCTTCCTCGAGGGAGGCAGTGATTCGTGCCAG GGTGACTCTGGTGGCCCTGTGGCCTGCAACGGAGAGCTCCAGGGCATTATTTCCTGGGGCTCTGGCTGTGCCCAGAAGGGCAAGCCTGGGGTCTACACCAAGGTCTGCGACTATGTGGACTGGATTCAGCAGACCATCGCTGCCAACAGCTAA